From Micromonospora nigra, one genomic window encodes:
- a CDS encoding acyl-CoA carboxylase subunit epsilon — protein sequence MSAEEPLFRVVRGVPTAEELAALVGAVIVRSRPAARPPVAASAWARSSRPAGAGSAAGPGAWRASGLPR from the coding sequence ATGTCTGCCGAAGAGCCGCTGTTCCGGGTCGTCCGCGGCGTACCGACCGCCGAGGAACTGGCCGCGCTGGTGGGCGCGGTCATCGTTCGGTCCCGTCCCGCCGCGCGCCCCCCGGTCGCCGCGTCCGCGTGGGCCCGCAGCAGCCGCCCGGCCGGCGCGGGCTCCGCCGCCGGTCCCGGCGCGTGGCGC